The sequence below is a genomic window from Harmonia axyridis chromosome 1, icHarAxyr1.1, whole genome shotgun sequence.
GATATTCTCCTGCATTTCCGAACCGAAATCCAACCTTGAGtcttttcgccaaaaaaaaaatgtccctCGGATTCCAGCAATGCCTCAAACGTTCATATAACCCAGTATTCGACGTGCGGCTGATTTATAACATCAGATCCCCCTGGCCTCACTTCTGCTACGGGTTTGAAGTTTCTCTGAATTGCTAATTTGAATTTAAGCGACTTACCAACAGCGACTGAATTATTTAAGAGATTTTGGAATCGTGGATTTTTCAGATAGAAGAGGAGAGCGGTGACATGCAAGATGCAGTTAGTTAGCAACTATTGGCCGCCAGATGTCAGCACGGTAGCGGGTGACAGCAACAGCTAATATATGTCCGAGATAGCCGGGACAGCGGTGCAGGGGTGGAGTAGCAGGAAGTTCATAATTCTCCATAAGGTTTTGAAGAAGATAATGTGAATTGGGGACATATTAGATATTCGTGGATTTCCAGATAACAAAGCTTTGGACGCGAATGAGTAGTTCATAACTTTatggaaaattgtgaaaatatgaCGCGTTCGATTCACTAAGATCATTCGATAGGGCTTTCCCTACCAATTTTAAGGTGCACTTTCTCTCAGACTGTGTTTTATCTCGAGATAACTGATGAAATCTTCAGTATGGCAACTAAGTGGTGCCTGCCATATTCACCTTCTATATTCATAGGGGAGATTGATGACTTTGCCGCAAAACGATTGAGTTTAtgtatagagtaataaacgtagatagaggaagtatacgcaattttcacacatgtgaaaattgcccaacatggtaagattacgttgtcggattgtgatatattttcaaatccacaattttgctatatcgttatgagtgtatattatattgaatgaaatatatttatttgagtgattcctgattaaatatgcaaattttaaaattttggaattcgatatttttcctaattgtcgaatttataataagcagattttttttctgtatctacccactgaaatccaaggtttggcaactattgctttcctagtgtcatcggttgtttcacgttgttttgcgcgcttgaagtttgttttctgaatttctcacatatttgggtatttatttcaatatattctgagttgatatgaaacgttgattcactttggACATTAGAAGTGCGTTCtatgtggaaaaactcgcgaattaagcgaaatatcgcatcactgatatgttttcatttccgcgcgctccatgtcacatttgatagtttatgttggggacaaaatttaatTACCTGGAAATGacatatgtttattattctgagttCTGAAGAGCTATTCAGAATGCATCTTTAAGTAAGACCTTTGAGGAAAATGGTGACGGCAATCTTATGAATGGAGAAATAATAAACAAGTAGGAAGAGATCTTGTACCAGGTGGAAAAATGTAAACTTGGATATCTTGGTCATATTATGAGAAATGCGGAGAGGTATCGAGTTCTACAACTTATGAATCCAGGGAAAATTTcagggaaaaaaaatcattggacGACGAAGAATATCGTGGTTGAAGAATTTGCAAGTTTGGTTCAACTTCAACAACCAAAGAACTATTTCGGGCAGCAGTTGATAAGGTCTGGATCACCATTATGTTAGCCAAAATCCAAAGTGGATAGGCACCAAAAGAAGAAGATGGTGGATGCGCAGTATTATTATGCTCATTATACCGTGGTTAAATTctggaaaatttcgaatttctgACGCGTTGTTTAAAAGGGGCCTCAACTATCCTTCATTTGGTATGTGCTTAGTGGTTTGGCAAGACTTGCTCGAGCTGAATGTCGTAAGTGCACCATCTTTCATTACGGTGGTATGCTCGAGATCGCTGCTtaactcttcagttaggcaatccaaCGATCTCTGCCTGAGACACCATCGGgaagaggtgactctgctgcaacgcggcggTTCCCTTAAACCCGTTGGGGCCGCATTAAAGTGTGGCGCGACACCcgtaacgccacctctcgggtaCAGAGTCACTACAGGAGAATTGATTAATCAATTTTCGTAATAGATGAAATAcaaattctttattttcatttgaaacggCTAACAAAACTTTTGTTCTCTTCTCGAATAAGACTATTGGGTGGACCCATTTCAAGCAGACAGAAAGAGAACTTTTTTAGGGGTAGATGACACCTGAGTACGGACCTGGTGTCGGCACCATGGCTTAGCTGTCTAGAGCGGTATGCGATCGCTCGCGACCATAACTTGCAAACTGCCATCTGACCACGCACTatctacatatacatatacaggcaCCGACCACAAATCCATATACTTTGAACCGCACCAACATTGCTTACAAGATCAACTTTGTTTCACTCTACCGCATTTATTGTGCGCTCCGCTCTGTACAGGCTAAACATTATTACCCTATTAAGTTAAACTCGACCAAAAATGCCTATCAACTCAGTCACCTTGTGGGTAAATAAGCGCTGAATTGACATCCATGTACCTTAGTACCATGGGGCTCAGTACTAAGCTTGGGAGTGAAATACTCGGATGCTTCACTGTAGGATGGAGATTGCGGAAGTTGAGcaactaaatttttcaatgaaatgagaaaaattggttTCAAACTAACGAGAGTGATCTAAAGAtctaatttttatattcattctttggaaaacttcagAACTAGATGATTAAGAAATGCCTTTCAAAAGTTCAACCATTCCTTATTTTCCTATAAAGGGATCCTCAAGTCTACTACTCTTCTGATTTCCCTTGATGCCTCACTATTTTTTGATGAATGCGCATGAATGAGTTTTCGATGAATActtcgcatccaccaattttaTGAAATGAGTACTATTTCTTCGTCAGCATATGATTTAGTGGCTTTTGCTTTACATAAATATGCTTTTCATCATATGATTGAATTCAACTCGTGAAcacaaatcgaaaaatattgaagatgtTTATCGtcagagaaaaaaaagaacaaatacTATTTAATGCATAGATGTCATGTCAGACTCAGAGGTTAGTTGTCAGTTTGACGTATATAACCTATAAAATATTCTAATCTAGAATAAACAAAAgcactttattatttattgaagtatTCTACTGGAATATAAGAAGAAAAGTTTGATATATTAATTTCTAATATGGCTCACTATAAGGGAGCAGCCAGCGAGGCTGGCAGAGCAATGCACCTTATGAAAAAAAGGGAGAAGGAAATGCAAGATTTggaaataagaaaaaagaaaatcgaGGATGATTTGAagataaataatattgaatcgAAATTTGCTGCACATTACGATGCCGTAGAACAACAACTCAAGGTAAATTATTCTTTTCAGAAGTCTGTTAATAATTTTGATCTCTTTCGATGGGACTAATTTCCATATTTTTAGAGCTCAACCATTGGTTTGGTTACTTTGGATGAAATGAAAGCAAAACAGCAAAATATACTCAAGGAACGAGAACAGAAATTGGCCCTCAAACAAgcagaaaaagaaaaagagaagTTGAGAAAGCTTCAAGCTAAGGAAGCTGAAAGGAATAAACGCAAAAAACAGGTAAATAGCAACTCAAACTCATagtaaattgattgattgagtTTCCTTTATTTCATCCCACTTTCTTAAACAACTCCGATTCCAATTTATAGATCAAACTCTTGTCATTTGATTTGGAAGATGATGATGGAGACGAAGACGATAACAGCGAGGAAGAAACTAACGAAGAAGAGAAAGATGAAGAAAGTAACGAAGTGCTGAAAGATGAAGAAACAAATGAAGCAAAAAGAAAATCTTGGAAGAATACTGAGGATGAATCTAGAACATGGAAAAAAGTAAGAAAGGATCCAACTGTTGATACGAGTTTTTTACCTGACCGTGAAAGAGAAGAAGCTGAAAACCGATTAAGGGAAGAATTGAGGCAACAGTGGGtagaacaacaaaaaaaattgaaagaggaAGAAATTGAAGTGACATTCAGTTATTGGGATGGTTCAGGTCACAGAAGAACAGTGCGAGTTAAGAAAGGTAAAGTCTCTGTCAGACATCGAAAATAAACTATCGTCTTTGAAATGACGtggaaatttttttatacttaCTATAATTCTGTCCTTTTTTACAGGTAACTCAATCTACCAGTTTCTTCAAAGAGCATTGGAATTGTTAAGAAAGGAATTCATGGAACTGAAAACTGTCAGAGCTGATCAACTGATGTATGTTAAAGAAGATCTGATACTTCCACATCATCAGACTTTTTACGATTTCATTGTGACAAAAGTAAGTTATTACATACCAATGTATCAAACAAATATTTGGTACTATAATTGATTTGAAAAACATAACCTATATTTTGCAACTTGACATCTATTGTTAAAGTCACATAACCTCTGAAAAATTACTTTTCCTAACATCTACTGTCAGATAATATGGTAACCATGTCACCCATATCGCTAACAGATTGTACGTCCTACATGGTTTCCTGAATttgtcatttcattttttgaggattTCCCTTATTTTTGATAGTTATTTGTAAGAGagacaaatccaacaaattgaaaatcttaaaaatagaTCGAGCTGAACTTGAGTTATGAACTAAACTAACTTTGTCTTATATATGAGATTCATTATGATATTTTTGAAcaactatttatttttataggcTAGAGGAAAAAGTGGTCCATTATTCCAGTTTGATGTCCATGACGATGTAAGATTGTTGAATGATGCATCAATTGAAAAAGAAGATTCACACGCCGGTAAAGTTCTACTTAGAAGTTGGTATGAGAGAAATAAGCACATTTTTCCTGCTAATAGGTGGGAACCCTATGACCCTACAAAATCTTATGAGAAATACACAATATCTGATAAAAATAAGTGAGGTTCTCAGTAAACTCTAGAAATGATTATTGTTGTTCCGCATTCACTCATTGAGTATTATAATTCGTTAAATAGAATAGAGGAGATTCTATGAAATAAGATGTTTCAATCAGTTTTAAGAACTTAACATTTCATGAACTGAATGTAGTTGTATCTCTTGAGTTTGTGCAGAttcttgaataaatatttttattgttctgagttattttccattcaaaccataatatttttttcctataaATTGGATCTAATTCCTGTTCTTTCAAAATGATGGAAGGACTTTAGaaacttaaaataaaatttattcaaataaacaaaaatctcaATATACAAAATATCACATAAGCAAAATTATCATTAACAACATTAGAACCATCCTTTACATGTTTATCACTGTCAATTTCATTTTCTCTGTCATCAGGAACTTCTGTtgtatttttctctttttcttccTCTTGAATCTCACTTTGAGTTTCTTGTACAGACTTGTTTATACTTCTCATAAGTAAAAAGTTTGAATATGTGTCAGTCTGTTCAGTGTTGGCGCAGTCCCCTAGAAAATCGTCTGTATCTATGGACCAAACCATTACACCAGCCAGTTTTTTCTGCATAGCAAATTTAACCTTTTCTCTGAGAGATCTTTCGTTGTCGTAGGTCAATACTTTATTTCCATTTACGGCATATGGAGTATGTGTATCACTGTCCCAGTATGTAGTCCAGCCTGCAGTTTTGTTGTTCAGTTCTAAACAGATCTAGAAGAAGAAAGACATAATGATATTGTTGTAATTGGAACACGCACCTATGTaaaagaaattcaattcaatgaaatcaTTTTCAAGATAATGCTACCTTGATACCTAGTTAAAAGGGAGACACATTCATATTTTGGCAGTTCAAATGATCATCCCTGAAGTCCTGTAGGACTGTCAGCTATGATAGTCGTTTATAAAATGGTTGGTATAACTTTCATTTCATACTTTCGTTTTTATAATCGAGGTTTGAAAGTTAAGCATTTGTGTTTGTACCCTACTTACATGTTGAATATACAAGGTGCGGCACGGAGGGCGGACGTTTTTCAGATGGGCATAACTTTCCCCCACTGAGGACGAGAGAAGTGGGTTAGGTGCCGTTAGACTCGTGTGTTCCTAGCATTTATTTACCAGTTGCGAATTTTTCATATGGATCTTCGCTTTCACCCCTACAAATTGGCCATTGTGCAACAGTTACACCCCGGAGATTATGCACAACGAATGAACTTCGCACGTGAGATGGAAGCACTGATCGATCAAAATGAGAACCTCATTTTGTTCATGAGTGACGAAGCCCACTTTCACCTCAACGGCATGGTTAACCGGCAGAATTGCCGTTATTGGGCTAATGAAAATCCGCAACACTTACACGAAAGACCGCTGCACAGCCCAAAAGTTGGCCTCCCCGGTCCCCAGATTTATCCATATgcgatttttttcttatggggaCACCTCAAGGCTAGAGTATACGAGACCAAGCCCCGAACTCTGGACGAATTGAAAAGGGCTATTCGCGTGGAAGTTGCCCAAGTTGAGAGAGCGATGTTGGAGAGAGTCTACGCGAACTTCCAAGAGCGCCTCCAGCACTGCATCACCGATTTCGGCCACCACATGCCTGATGTGATTTTCCACACTTGACTGTCTCAAATGCTATTTCCTTGAGAATCTGATTCCGTCAATAAATGTGTTTTTGAGTAAAAATTAacgcttttattatttttttaaaaccatCCATCCTCCGTGCCGCACCCTGTACAATAATATAAAATCTATAATGTGAACTCATTTAAAGAATAATGAATACTCTTATATCATTTTTGACTGCCATGGCCATAATTATCTCCCGATCTATATCTCCTATTCAGAATATTCGGGACCTTATTGGGAGAACATTGACAGCATTATACCAAAAATTGCAACTCTTTACCCGTGTTTAGGGTCTGTACCAATAAATATTATCAATACTTCAACAAACCTCATTGAAGCCCATAAATCCATTCTCTCTCGTAAAAGGTCCTTGGAATCCAATACTGGTTGCAGGCATGCCAAGtttgacttttttctttgggttgGGCGCTAAAGTCTTCTCTAGGAGGAAAGTCCTACCGTATAGGGGCAAGCCTAGGACTAGTTTATTAGGTGGCGCTCCTAGTTTTAGCATGTAGTCAATCGAGTACTCCTGAAATGTCAATAATTTCAAGTAAAATCGCagttaaatgaaattattttattcttaatTCTACCCAGTCCAAACGGCGATATATACCTACACGCCAAAAAGAATTTGGTAGTTCTTTTCAACTGTCCCCATGGCGACCGAAGAAAATATAATTGTGTTTTTCTACGCCTCTATACAGAAAATTATAGAATTTGTGTCTATTCAAACACTGTGCAAGTGCAACGTAAAACTGTGCGATTTACTTTATCGAAAACAGAGAgcacgatcaacaaccaatacggtaACATCTGTAAAGTAAATCGCTCGGCGAATAACTAATAAGATAAAACCTATAGTAGTTGCTATGGAAACAAATTAATATAACAGCCCGCGTAGCTGATAACCTTTAACGTTTCTTAATTGTCTCGATTTGCCACCAATTTTTGGATTTGCCtaagtttttatggaaatgaatgCGATCTTAGCAAAAGTACAGTACATAAATCTAGTTGTAAGGCAATTACacacttcttgaatttttttataggtagatatttgatagttcatgttggagacaaaaatctcttactgaaaatgacgtacaTATGCTTCATCTATATGTTCTTTACAGGTAAtctaaattaaattattttctacGCTCATGGTCGGATAAAAACTGATATCAATAAAATGGGCATTTTTTAACATTAACGCAAAAAAAGTGGAATTTATCCTGGTGATAATTCTCGAATGTCCCAGTCTAATTGAAACTTCCACAACCCCTACTTTTTTTTATAACCTGGCCTTTTCTAACTTCCCGTCAGCGTTTCCAttcaattaaccttaccacacTGAGTACGTCATCACTTTTAAGGGGGGCGTTGGCCCCAGTTTTCTGGTCCCAGGCACCGTGATAATCGTAGCACATCATGTGTATGAAATCTAGATAGGCGGCCAGTCCTTCCACGTCGTAGGCAACGTCTATGGTGTCCTTTCCTGCCCCAAAGGCCGCAGTCAGCAGTAAATTGTGCTTCTTGAATTCCGCTTTCAGTTCCTGCGACATAAAAATGCGATTTgtggtggaaaatttttaggGTCACTGTGTGTGATGATAAAGGTCGACACGCGCACGGTGATTTGTACGATGTTATTTTTTTGGGCCTTATTATTTTctgattgattgaaatatacAGGGAGTTCATTACgtataactgaaaatttttttaactcAAACTACCTCACCTATGAACAATACTTGTATAGAGCTTGAAAAATGCTCTCGCAATTCATAAAGACATTTTGAAACTATCTTCTCACGGTACCTTATATACAATTGCAAATAGAAACTATACCAATCTTATTTATCCTTTCAGAACCAGTTGACTTACTTAGGTACATTTTAAATCTTCGAAGTTGAGCCAATCTACGTAACTACGTACACTAGATGAAAGATAATAATCATTCGCTTCATAtttactcatcttgaaaatttcaggtaCAAATAAGACAGAGCAGAAAAAGCACTTGACAACTCTGACTTGCAAGCGATGTGAATAACGTGAACTAAAGAAGAGCTGTAGAGTGTTGAAATCTCCGATGTAGTTAATATAGGTTTTACGGCTCTAGCATGGAGAACTATTGAATGCCTTCTTTGCAttgattttctttgatttttttgggAATATAAATCAATGCATCCGAGAAAGtccatataataatattttttcgcgAAACACGAAAAATAACCAAAgtggttttgttttatttttaatcgcaaattaaaaattgaaatggttTTTTACGCTAGAACTTGTCAATTCATCCTACGTGATTGGTCGTTGATGAAGTGGCTCCGGGTGCACGTATCTAGAGAAAAGaacagaaaaaattttctggcagattttcaataattgttgagACTTCAAAAACGATGCGTATTTacgttgttttagatttcagtggAATTTTAgatataaaatttgatttattggcCAGAATTTTGGTTAggaatccgagaaggagttgtataTTCAGGTTAATGTATTTTAATATTGTTGTTCATTTGCCCAAAGTACATCTCTTGCGATTGTGACATTACGAAGAACAACATCCCTTGGGATTGAAATATCGCAAAGAATAAAATCCCTTGAGATTtagaacaacagaaacctcccTTGCGATTGGAAAATTACAGAGAAATAGGTACCTTTCTTGGGATTAGAAAATTACAAGGGGAAACCTCCCTTGGGGAAGGAAATTGAATCAGAAGTTTCCGGCGTTATAAAATCAACTTTGCCGGATGGAATTGAAGTACCATAGTTTGACTCAGTTGAGATTAATTTTTAACTGGCCACTTCGAAGCCAGGATCtttatctctctctctctctctctctctctctctctcttcttATTTTCGTTGAGTTAAGTTTATATATTTTGCAATTTACAATCCGCCAAGTAGGTACCAGATTTACACTagcaggtaatttttttttggcgaaccagtagaatatttcaatcaaagtAGTAGAGAAATGAAAACACCATAGGTGTAGCACTACTTCAAATTTAGGGAGCGAATGATCGTTCTACCTTAAGTGAACTCGGAAgcaaagtaaaaaaaattgaaacattgtATTGGTGAACTTTTTAACATTAACAATGAGACTCCCCACAGGCGTAACGACGGCGACGGTGGGTTATTGGGGACATAACTcatattataagaaaaaaattgtaggtatgaataatttaaaaaaaaattaaaatttaaaaattttgcattttcaAAGTGGGGGTAATCCCCGCCCCCCATAAGTCAATTCTAGTTATGCCACTGAAACTCCCTGTATTTGGAACGGATTTGCTCTTCCGTGAGAAAGTTGAAAAAGTGATGagcaatttaaaataataacctTCACTAATAGCAGGAAGTTGTCTTTGTCACTTGGACTTCCTCCACGTTTTGCTGGAAATTCCCAATCCAAATCCAAACCATCAAAGTTgtatttcctgaaaaataaaattaatgtagtCTCCTCTTCGCATAAAAGctgatattattattctataaacTTATACAGAACAAAAATTCATCGAGATCTTGgtagatttttgaaaatgtggACGTGGGTATTTATCATGAGAGTTACGATTTACGCTCGGCAGATGTCGCTGCAAGCAACGTAATTCTATTGATTCTAAGTAAGGATTGTATATTTGGGattagaaatttcattttttcagtcTATAATGTAGCAAAATACCTCTTACTTGACAAAATTGAGGGCGTTTGTCACGAATCTCCTTCTCCTTTTTTCAGCGCTGACAAGACGGGAATAGTTGGTGGATCCTTCATTCCATCCTCCGATAGCAACGGTTACTTTCACGTGAGGAAAGGTCTTTTTCAGTTTCGTTATTCTTTGGAAGCCACCTTTTCCGTAATCTTCTGTTAGATCTTGCCAaggatctataaaaatgaaaaaaaacataaaaaaatatcttaGAAGAAGTTTTCTATTGTAGTTATGGTAGATTTGTAAATCtgtaataaatatgaaatattctcGACATAAAACACATTGACTAGGTTACACTATAATTTGTAGTCTTTTACAAACAGTACGAACTTAACTTTGTCATTATAAAACTTGGTACAATAAAACTAAATTTCTCctaaatgaattttaataaacagCCAAGAGTTGTCCATTATTAATGCATAAGTACTATAGAAAATGCAAGTTTATAATCTGAAATTCCCTTTACTAATCCTTTTGAATACAATACCTGAAGCTTAATATCGATAATATTTAAGTGTATGtgtgatattcaaaaattttgaatatcttgagGAAGgagtaaaatatatttttgaaggaaaacattttcatttaagttctatttcatacgaaaattccatttcttgtttcattttatattctgtCCTTATCATATCTTTCTGATTCTTTGTGATTCATAACAACTCATTGGTTTTTACGTCAAAGTAAAGTGGTtggaattccaaaaaaattaacatatctGATATACCTAAATGGGAAATGTGTTTAGCCTTGGAATCAGTACTGATTAGAAAAAAGATAACAAAATTTTTAGAAGTattcaaattctaaaacgtGAGTAATATTGAACAAATTCGTCAGTGCATCATCTTATCTCTCAAATTTAAACTTTTTGTTTTGAGATTCATTCATTACTCATTATCGAATCAAAGCAAGATTGGTGAAGCATTTTATAGAAGGTAGAggtcaaaataaaaaacaactcGAGATACAAAACTAGATGACCATGACAATCTGTGGCctttacttttttctttttattattccaATGTTGTATCGTTTGTCATCGATCGAATCTTCTAGTTGGATTAAGGATTAAATAAACAACTCGAAGGAAGACTTATCagaattttggtttattgtttttactttttactacTTAGGTACCAACTGAAATCGTTTACGAAAGGAGCTTTGAACCCTCTGACATTTCGGAGCATTCAATTTGGATTCTGTAAAAGCCCAAAATCATTTCTTCCGGAGTTTTTTGGAAATTACATACCTGCcagtttttattataaattgagTGAAAATGttgttttgaattaatttttcagatttgATATGAAGTCCTATTCGAAGGATTTGAATCAGTTCAGAGGACGACTTCTTCAAAAATAGCCACAAAAAAATCCAGAGCACTGATATACCGGGTGATCCACTAAAACAGACTAGGCGAATATTTCGTATGAGTTTATTTACAGTTTATGACTAAAACGCCAAGACAAGTCAATTTTTGTTTAGTGGGGGTGGGGGACATTTTGTGATAACAAATTCTTCCTGAGGGAGAGGTTACCTTTCAAAATCTTAAATAGTAGGAAAGCTCGAGAGAATAATAATTGTGGAGGTTTTCTTTTCTGAAGGTTATTTCTAGAGGAGGTTTAATTTTTACTTATCTGCTATCTGGAAACTGTCACTTCCAAcctttgacatttgacaagtaaaaactacgccattaagcaaaatgaaatgaaacatgcttcaacaacgcattgaaattgttaaaattaactgcaaaatggtgaaaatagttaaactggtggaaaaattcaagctgttgggacaaggttgtgatgtgaagaatcggaaCCGTGTACGTCGctcaagaaaaactgagaatattgtttTAGTAGCCCGTAGTATTGACGCGAACCTAGGTTTATCGATTCCTTGTCGATCTTGGCAATAAGGCATTCTACAATCGACATTACACCGTTTTTTACAAAAAGACTTAGGTTCAGAAGAACTCAAACCAGCAACCAGCAACGTCGTATTTTCATTAGGAttttcatcttcagtgatgaggcccattttcaccttgaaggctacgttaataagcagaattgtctatttggggctcggaaaatccatcctcaacgtgtcactgtttggtgtggTTTTTGGGCTAGTGGTGAGACCTTACTCATTCGAAAATGATGCTGGTGCAACTGCTACGGTAAAGGGATTGCACTACCAAGCTGTGGCTTATGATTTTTATGGACATAATTGAAGATGtaaacgacgtttattttcaacaagacggagcTACGTGCCATACAAGCAACGAAAAAAGTgcaattttccaataaaagtttCCTGACcgtgttatttttcgaagaggtgatcataaTTTGGCCACTGAGAATCTGTGATTTAACACAATTAGACTTTTTTCTAGAAAATGTGATGCCAATACTCCACAATTGATTCAAGACTTTGAGGATGGAATTCGTGGAGTCTtagaggacatacagccgcaaatatgAGAATTGGTCAAGGAAAATATCATGAAAAGGGTATGGTGCTGCAACCTTAGCCGTGACAGCCAtctggctgatatcgttttcaatAGTTAATTCGTTAGTGCCACACTCTTCACAATTAAATAAAAATCCAATGATTTATCTTCATTAAAATATACTCATCGTTTTCTttccaatatcaaaataaaacctctcgTGGGAAAAGCCTTTTTTTATGGATAtgctgaaaattttgtttcgtattGAACTCATTTATGATCTGTTTTTACTCAGTAATCGAAATTGTATTCACTGTTTCAATCAATATTTGTAGCAATGATCAAAAAATCAATCTTAACAATTATTAAACAGCGAGAAGTGTATCTCATAATGATACagaatttcgaagaaaattctGAAAGAGTGTTTTCACCAACAGAC
It includes:
- the LOC123678336 gene encoding protein FAM50 homolog, yielding MAHYKGAASEAGRAMHLMKKREKEMQDLEIRKKKIEDDLKINNIESKFAAHYDAVEQQLKSSTIGLVTLDEMKAKQQNILKEREQKLALKQAEKEKEKLRKLQAKEAERNKRKKQIKLLSFDLEDDDGDEDDNSEEETNEEEKDEESNEVLKDEETNEAKRKSWKNTEDESRTWKKVRKDPTVDTSFLPDREREEAENRLREELRQQWVEQQKKLKEEEIEVTFSYWDGSGHRRTVRVKKGNSIYQFLQRALELLRKEFMELKTVRADQLMYVKEDLILPHHQTFYDFIVTKARGKSGPLFQFDVHDDVRLLNDASIEKEDSHAGKVLLRSWYERNKHIFPANRWEPYDPTKSYEKYTISDKNK
- the LOC123678324 gene encoding probable chitinase 2, which encodes MNLFVILCLISLTSSRSWMAESASGPSHNKLVVCYLGTWSVYRPDRGSFTIEHLDPSLCTHIIYSFVGLDVIEDSPKPLDPWQDLTEDYGKGGFQRITKLKKTFPHVKVTVAIGGWNEGSTNYSRLVSAEKRRRRFVTNALNFVKKYNFDGLDLDWEFPAKRGGSPSDKDNFLLLVKELKAEFKKHNLLLTAAFGAGKDTIDVAYDVEGLAAYLDFIHMMCYDYHGAWDQKTGANAPLKSDDVLSVEYSIDYMLKLGAPPNKLVLGLPLYGRTFLLEKTLAPNPKKKVKLGMPATSIGFQGPFTRENGFMGFNEICLELNNKTAGWTTYWDSDTHTPYAVNGNKVLTYDNERSLREKVKFAMQKKLAGVMVWSIDTDDFLGDCANTEQTDTYSNFLLMRSINKSVQETQSEIQEEEKEKNTTEVPDDRENEIDSDKHVKDGSNVVNDNFAYVIFCILRFLFI